The nucleotide window ATACCCTGGCTCGCAAGATCTGTCGTGACCTCGGCGTCGATCCAATCGGACGGGACAAGTAGACGGAGGAGCCGCATGGGGCGAGCCAAAGCGAATCCGCGGACCGTCGCGACCCTCAGGCATGAGGAGGCGTCGCGCAAGAACATCCCCACGGTCGAGTTCCGGTCCGTGATGGAGCGCGCCGAGCAGAGCCCCGTCCAGGTCGCCTACCAGCGCCGCAACCGCGACCTCGACCCGCAGCTCGTCTGGCGCGGCAAGGACGCGCAGGACTGGTCCGACCTCGTGGTGCAGGCCCCGCCGCTCTTCATCCAGGAGAAGGTCCACCCGAAGGTGCTCGTCGACGACCTGCGCCGGCAGCGCGGGAACGGGCAGGTCGGGCAAGGCGGCGACCGCACGGAAGTCCAGCCGGATCTGTTCGCCGACTTCAACGGGCTGCCGAACGATGATGCCCGGACCGAGTTCTACCAGCACGACGCGAACTGGTCGAACCGGATGATCCTCGGCGACAGCTTGCAGGTGATGGCCTCGCTCGCCGAGCGCGAGGGGCTGCGCGGCAAGGTGCAGTGCATCTACCTCGACCCGCCCTACGGCATCAAGTTCAACTCGAACTTCCAGTGGTCGACGACCAGCCGCAATGTCAAGGACGGCAAGGCGGAGCACATCAGCCGGGAGCCGGAGCAGGTCAAGGCGTTTCGGGACACATGGCGAGACGGCATTCATTCGTATCTGACGTACCTGCGCGATCGGTTGATCGTAGCGCGAGAGCTGTTGGCCGAGAGCGGTTCGATCTTCGTGCAGATCGGCGATGAAAATGTCCATCGGGTGCGGGCGTTGATGGACGAAGTGTTCGGCGAAGGACACTTCGTCGGCGAAATCGTGTTCCAGAAGACTTCGTCAACTTCGTCAGACTCTCTATCAGGAGTTTTCGATTCTCTCTTGTGGTTCAGTAAGTCTGAATCAACCAAATACCGGGCGCTCTTTCAGCAGAAGGAACCTGGTTCTGCCGGTGCGAGTCAATACGGATTCGCAGAGAACCCAAGCGGAGAGAGGCGTACCTTGACGGAATGGAGGCAAGGCAGCGTAGATGTCAAATCGTTGAAGGTGTTCGCCCACGGTGACATTACCAGCCAGAGGCCAGCACAGGGAGAAGATGTTCGGGAGTTCATCTATGAGGGCAAGCCGTTTGAGGTCAAGAAGGGTACCTTCAAGACGGATGCGCATGGACTGCGACGGATTTCGCTCGCGAAGCGCATGATATTCGTCGGCAAGACACTGCGTTACGTTCGGTTTCTGAACGACTTCTCCGTATTCCCGCATTCCAATCTGTGGACTGATACAACTACGTCGGGATTTGATGACCCCAAGGTTTTCGTCGTACAGACGAACCGTACCGTTGTCGAGCGTTGCATCCTCATGACCACCGACCCCGGCGACTTGGTGCTCGATCCTACCTGCGGTTCCGGTACAACCGCGTATGTCGCCGAGCAATGGGGCCGCCGCTGGATCACCATCGATACCTCCCGAGTAGCGCTGGCACTCGCCCGTGCCCGCGTCATGGGTGCGCGCTACCCGTACTACCTTCTCGCTGACAGTCCGGAAGGGCAGCGCAAGGAGGCCGAGATCACGCGCAAGGCACCCTCGGAGACACCGACGCACGGTGACGTCCGGCAGGGGTTCGTCTACGAGCGGGTGCCGCACATCACGCTCAAGTCGATTGCCAACAACGCCGAGATCGACGTCATCTGGGAGCGCTGGCAGGAGACGCTGGAGCCGTTACGCGACGACCTGAACGCCAAGCTCGATGGCGACTGGGAGGAGTGGCAGATTCCCCGCGAGGCGTCCGAGGACTGGCCGGCGGAGGCGGTCGAGGCGCATCGCCTCTGGTGGGAGGCGCGCATCGCCCGGCAACAGGAGATCGACGCCTCCATCGCGGCCCGGGCCGACTACGAGTACCTCTACGACAAGCCCTACGAGGACAACCGGAAGGTCCGGGTGGCGGGACCGTTCACGGTGGAGAGCCTGTCGCCGCACCGCGTGTTGGCGGTCGATGAGGACGACGAGCTCATCGACCGCGCCGCCGAGCCGAGGGCCGACTACGGGCTGCAGCAGGACTTCGCGGCCATGATCCTGGAGCAGCTCGCGGCCGCCGGCGTGCAGCAGGCGCACAAGGAGGATCGCATCGCCTTCGCCGCCGTCACGCCCTGGCCGGGCGAGTACATCTGCGCGGAGGGACGCTACCGCGAGAGCGATGGCGATGCCGGCCCGGAGAAGCGCGCCGGGATCTTCGTCGGCCCCGAGTTCGGCACCGTGGCCCGACCGGACCTGGTGGCGGCCGCGCGCGAGGCGGGCGACGCCGGCTTCGACGTCCTGATCGGCTGCGCGTTCAACTACGAGGCGCACGCGTCCGAGTTCAACCGCCTCGGCCGCATCCCGGTGCTGAAGGCGCGCATGAACGCCGACCTCCACATGGCCGACGAGCTGAAGAACACCGGCAAGGGCAACCTGTTCGTCATCTTCGGCGAGCCGGACATAGACATCCTCCCGGTCGGCGACGAAGGCGACGGCGGCACGCGCATCCAGGTGCGGATCAACGGCGTGGACGTCTTCCACCCGACCACCGGCGAGGTCCGCAGCGACGGCGCCGACGGCATCGCCTGCTGGTTCATCGACACCGACTACAACGAGGAGAGCTTCTTCGTCCGGCACGCCTACTTCCTCGGCGCGAACGACCCCTACAAGGCGCTGAAGACGACGCTGAAGGCCGAGATCGACGCCCACGCGTGGGCGTCGCTCCACAGCGACGTCTCGCGCCCGTTCGACCGCCCGGAGTCGGGCCGCATCGCCGTCAAGGTCATCAACCACCTCGGCGACGAGGTGATGAAGGTGTTCCGGGTGTGAGCAGGAGTCGCCCATGAAGCCGCGCGTCTACGTCGAGACAAGCGTCGTCAGCTATCTGACGGCACGGCCGGCCCGTGACATAGTGATTGCAGGGCGGCAGCAGGGCACGCGGGACTGGTGGTGACAGCCTCAAGCAGATTCGAGCTGGTGATTTCGCAGTTGGTCCGCGAGGAAGCCGGTGTCGGCGATCCAGATGCTGCGGCCGCCCGGCTCGCCGCGCTTGCGCCGCTCGCCAGGCTCGCCTTCCCCAAGGAAGCGCTTGCGTTGGCGCAGCGGCTGGTAGATGCGGGGGCGGTACCGCGACGGGCTGCGCCGGACGCCGCGCACGTCGCGATTGCTGCCGTGCACAATGTCGAGTTCCTCGCTACCTGGAACCTCCGCCACATCGCCAACGCGACGGCACGCCGGCGGATCGAAACCGTTTGTCGCGATAGCGGCGTCGAGCCGCCCGTTCTGTGCACACCCGAGGAGCTCACGGAGCCCGAGGAGGTGGATGATGGTGGATGATCCGATCGTAGCCGAGGTGCGCGCGGCGAGGGACCGGCTCGCAGCAAGGTTCGACTATGACCTGGAGGCGATTTTCCGGCACATCCAGGCAGAGGAAGCAAGATCGGGCCTGACGTACGTACCTTCTCCGCCCCGCGAACCCGCGCTCGCAGATGGCGCGCACGAGGCTGAGCCGCGCGCAGATGGACACGATGTTCATGGAGCCTGAGATCACCAGCAGGGTGCGGTTCGATCTCGCGTCCGTTCGACCGCCCCGAGTCGGGCCGCATCGCCGTCAAGGTCATCAACCACCTCGGCGACGAGGTGATGAAGGTGTTCCGGGTGTGACTCGTCGCGTCCCGACGATGGAGAATGCCTGATGGCCAGCGGTGAACAGCTCAAGGCGCTGCTGAAGTCGCACGCGGATGGCGATGACGACCGGTTCTTCTCCGTCGCCATGCAGGTGGCTGCCCACGAGGCGCGGCGCGGGCATGGGAGACTCGCGGAGGAGCTGCGCACCCTGATCGATCGCGCCAAGAGCAAGCCAGGAACCGTGGCGCCGGTCCCGATCGGGCGACCGCGCGGCGAGTTGGCGAACCTGCTGGGAGCGTCCTATCCGAGCGAGCGGTTGGGACAGATGGTGCTGGGCAAGGAGCTCGGGGA belongs to Acidobacteriota bacterium and includes:
- a CDS encoding site-specific DNA-methyltransferase; the protein is MGRAKANPRTVATLRHEEASRKNIPTVEFRSVMERAEQSPVQVAYQRRNRDLDPQLVWRGKDAQDWSDLVVQAPPLFIQEKVHPKVLVDDLRRQRGNGQVGQGGDRTEVQPDLFADFNGLPNDDARTEFYQHDANWSNRMILGDSLQVMASLAEREGLRGKVQCIYLDPPYGIKFNSNFQWSTTSRNVKDGKAEHISREPEQVKAFRDTWRDGIHSYLTYLRDRLIVARELLAESGSIFVQIGDENVHRVRALMDEVFGEGHFVGEIVFQKTSSTSSDSLSGVFDSLLWFSKSESTKYRALFQQKEPGSAGASQYGFAENPSGERRTLTEWRQGSVDVKSLKVFAHGDITSQRPAQGEDVREFIYEGKPFEVKKGTFKTDAHGLRRISLAKRMIFVGKTLRYVRFLNDFSVFPHSNLWTDTTTSGFDDPKVFVVQTNRTVVERCILMTTDPGDLVLDPTCGSGTTAYVAEQWGRRWITIDTSRVALALARARVMGARYPYYLLADSPEGQRKEAEITRKAPSETPTHGDVRQGFVYERVPHITLKSIANNAEIDVIWERWQETLEPLRDDLNAKLDGDWEEWQIPREASEDWPAEAVEAHRLWWEARIARQQEIDASIAARADYEYLYDKPYEDNRKVRVAGPFTVESLSPHRVLAVDEDDELIDRAAEPRADYGLQQDFAAMILEQLAAAGVQQAHKEDRIAFAAVTPWPGEYICAEGRYRESDGDAGPEKRAGIFVGPEFGTVARPDLVAAAREAGDAGFDVLIGCAFNYEAHASEFNRLGRIPVLKARMNADLHMADELKNTGKGNLFVIFGEPDIDILPVGDEGDGGTRIQVRINGVDVFHPTTGEVRSDGADGIACWFIDTDYNEESFFVRHAYFLGANDPYKALKTTLKAEIDAHAWASLHSDVSRPFDRPESGRIAVKVINHLGDEVMKVFRV